The Cryptococcus gattii WM276 chromosome D, complete sequence region TTCTCAACAGTACTCGTATCATCCATCACCTCAAATATCCTCTTCCCGCACTCCTGCGGACCAATCATTCAAATGCAAATCTCCAGCATCTAGCTCTTCGCATAGTCACGCAAATTTAACACCGGGTAGTTCGGTTCAGCTTTCGCATCCAAAACCGCTTCGTAGAACTAGTGGTAGCATGGGCCTGTCAGGCGATGACGAAAACGGTTTGTCTCTTGATATGTCCAAGTTTCCGAGGGGTGTACGCTTTCAGATGCCCTCCCTTATGACAAATCATGCTGCAGGAGCGCCGCCATCAGGTGGTCAAGCTTGGACCGACTATTCAGACACTTCTGTTCAGATCTCTGATGCTTCTCAAACTACTCCAGGAGGCATATACGCTCGCCCAACGTGTATGGGAGGGCCCGCTTGGGCTATGACTCCAGACCAGGGGCGCTCTTTTGGCTCAAATGAACATGCTGGCTGGAATAGGTGGGATCAAGCTCAAATGAAGCAGAGTGGATCAAGTATGGGGGCAGGTGTAGGAATGACTTTGCCTCAGATAGGAACGCCTTACGTCAACCCTGATCTGAATTCAGCCCCTTATGGTCAAAGGATCCAACATTTTCCTTCAAATAGCTATTATAATGGTCAGGATAATCTACAGCGAGGCCAGCATAGGCAGCAGGAAAGTGAGTCAAGTGGCAGAGAAGTGGGACGTAGAGATATTGTGATGAACAGCCCCCACCAATATGGGGCCATTTCAGGGCCGATTTATGGCTCCGGCCCACCTCCCAGTAATCATTTTGGCTCGCCAGGTAACCCTCGAATACAGCCACATACATCGCCCGTGTCACATCAGAGACCATCCTCCCGTCTGTCTCACGATCCAACTCGCACCCCGAACATGACGTCCACCTCTGCTATCCTTCCTCAGCGCCCTTCCTATGATCAAAATATTTCAGATCATCGACTTTCTCACCAATTTGACTTCTCCAATGCCGCGTCTGTAACTGTACCTCCAAATCCACACCATGGTCAGATGAACTTTGCATTATCATCCACGGCTCAGTATGTGCATCCAGCCAATGGCCGAGCCCTTTTACAGCACCCACTGCCTCTTGCCCAACAAGCTTTACAAGATGGGCCAGGTTTATATTCTACTACCGGCTTCGATATGCTTGGTATATTGGCAAGAGTAGCGGCGAGAAAGAACCCCAGCATGGTAATCGGACCTGTTGACATGAGTTGTAGTTTCGTTGTGGTggtaagttttttttttgcgTAATTCAAAAGTTTCTTGAGAGTGATGGAAATCCCAGGATATAAGGAGATATGATTCTCCCATTGTCTATGCTAGTCCAACTTTCACAAGGTTGACTGGTTACGAGCTTCCCCAGCTTCTCGGCCGTAACTGTCGATTTCTCCAAAGTCCCGATGGACAAGTTGTCAAAGGCTCCAAACGTGAATACACGGATAATGAGGCTGTCTATCTCCTGAAACGGTCTATCGAGGCTGGGAAGGAATGTCAAACTTCTCTTATTAATTATCGACGGAATGGTGAACCTTTCATCAACCTTGTCACTGTTGTACCTATACCATGGGACGGTCCCGAGATCGTCTACCACGTGGGTTTTCAAATAGACTTGGTTGAACAGCCAAACAAAATTCTCCGCAATATGCAAAGTGGGAACTACGCAGTGGATTACACTTATTCCATCCCACCTGAAAAGCCTTTACAGCTTGATGTAAAAGGTGCTGTGACAGCGGGCCTGAGTACAGCTGTGCTGGATATTATGGGCAGTAGGACGAAGGCTCTCGCGGCAGGCACCGAAGAGGGTGCTCGAATGGAATGGTTGAAGATGGTTCTGGATAATACAGATGGTAAATATTGTGACACATGTTGCCTTCGAAATGTACAGTACTAACAAAATTTAGACTTCATACATGCCTTGTCGCTCAAAGGTTTCTTTCAATAcgcttcatcttccatccGACGTTCTTTAGGGTATGATCCTGAAGATCTGTTAAACAAAAACATCTCCGAATTTGCACATCCATCTGATATCGTGCCCGTCATCCGTGCCCTCAAAGATTCCACGCAAACGATTGGGGAGGAGCAGCAACCAAAACCTGTTCATTTCACCTTCCGCATCCGTACAAAGAATTCTGGATACGTGTGGTTAGAAAGTATGGGACGGCTTGTCGTAGAAACTGGCAAAGGTCGTAAGGCTGTCATCCTTTCTGGGAGAGTGAGGAACATGCCCGCT contains the following coding sequences:
- a CDS encoding White collar 1 protein (WC1), putative (Similar to TIGR gene model, INSD accession AAW46478.1~White collar 1 protein (WC1)) — encoded protein: MNFQTPPGVQGNSLGLHCSQSSLENGQSRRISGRSIPSPGVESSVRPGDQYQSFAQGIVLSRASSSAINFQAPQPRIVRPDQFSTSQQYAIDSSPRQGQEYPSPNFQFHPYASQQYSYHPSPQISSSRTPADQSFKCKSPASSSSHSHANLTPGSSVQLSHPKPLRRTSGSMGLSGDDENGLSLDMSKFPRGVRFQMPSLMTNHAAGAPPSGGQAWTDYSDTSVQISDASQTTPGGIYARPTCMGGPAWAMTPDQGRSFGSNEHAGWNRWDQAQMKQSGSSMGAGVGMTLPQIGTPYVNPDLNSAPYGQRIQHFPSNSYYNGQDNLQRGQHRQQESESSGREVGRRDIVMNSPHQYGAISGPIYGSGPPPSNHFGSPGNPRIQPHTSPVSHQRPSSRLSHDPTRTPNMTSTSAILPQRPSYDQNISDHRLSHQFDFSNAASVTVPPNPHHGQMNFALSSTAQYVHPANGRALLQHPLPLAQQALQDGPGLYSTTGFDMLGILARVAARKNPSMVIGPVDMSCSFVVVDIRRYDSPIVYASPTFTRLTGYELPQLLGRNCRFLQSPDGQVVKGSKREYTDNEAVYLLKRSIEAGKECQTSLINYRRNGEPFINLVTVVPIPWDGPEIVYHVGFQIDLVEQPNKILRNMQSGNYAVDYTYSIPPEKPLQLDVKGAVTAGLSTAVLDIMGSRTKALAAGTEEGARMEWLKMVLDNTDDFIHALSLKGFFQYASSSIRRSLGYDPEDLLNKNISEFAHPSDIVPVIRALKDSTQTIGEEQQPKPVHFTFRIRTKNSGYVWLESMGRLVVETGKGRKAVILSGRVRNMPALTWGKVAEHGGLAKTEFWAKISVQGLLLNITFGIDKVLGYHAEEILGKSLFSLLPGGQNTPPSGEDPNNIYASAPNIASVAKAIYQTIHDSTHQGALSIQQKMVHRSGQHVDMILVFYAPGQAKDKQAPAYSSGDKSASANFIGTVNGVSTNPVKITDIFVQVKLLSASLPVQRSIQPPSVASLTQARPLIHLPNDNIFEELETERNSSWQYELHQMKMTNRRLRDNIAALKEKRAGKAKKRKFNIVDEGSENQSEIIDTSLSSEIGDIGF